In Castanea sativa cultivar Marrone di Chiusa Pesio chromosome 6, ASM4071231v1, a single window of DNA contains:
- the LOC142638872 gene encoding L-gulonolactone oxidase 5-like, with the protein MYISNINVNQLRCIFNTKKKASLKLLNMVLLRGLLKSCCLFLLIFVVCCIPPEDPIKCSSDNTDCTITNSYGAFPDRSTCRAAEVAFPSTEQELISIVSKASRSKRKMKVATRYSHSIPKLVCLDGQDGLLISTKYLNRTLEVDVEAMTITVESGVTLRQLINEAAKAGLALPYTPYWWGLTIGGLLSTGAHGSTLWANGSSVHDYLLELRIVTPGFAGFARVRSLKDGDKDFNAAKVSLGVLGVVSQVTLKLQPMFKRSITYLTKDDSDLGDKVTSFGNEHEFADITWYPSQRKAVYRIDDRVNTNSPGNGLYDFTPFRLTASVALGVIRTTEDFQEFLSDALGKCLSAQTVILTLETTAYGLSNNGILFTGYPVIGYHNRLQASGTCLDSLDDALIKACAWDHRVKGEFFHQTTFSVGMSVAKSFIQDVQKLIELEPKAMCGVELYNGILMRYVKASSAYLGKQEDAVDFDITYYRSKDPLTPRLYEDILEEVEQLALFKYGALPHWGKNRNVAFDGVINKYKNAIEFLRVKKVYDPFGLFSSEWTDQVLGLKNSVTIDKEGCALEGLCICSQDIHCAPNKGYYCRPGKVYKDARVCAHVTSK; encoded by the exons ATGTATATCAGTAACATCAACGTTAATCAACTAAGATGCATATTTAATACCAAGAAGAAAGCATCACTAAAACTCTTAAACATGGTATTATTACGCGGACTTCTCAAATCTTGCTGCCTCTTCCtgttaatctttgttgtgtgttGTATCCCCCCAGAGGACCCCATCAAATGTTCATCAGACAATACAGATTGCACAATCACAAACTCCTATGGTGCCTTCCCTGATCGGAGCACTTGTCGAGCCGCCGAGGTGGCGTTCCCGTCCACCGAGCAAGAGCTCATTTCCATAGTGTCAAAAGCAAGCAGGagcaaaaggaaaatgaaagttGCAACCCGTTATTCACATAGCATTCCCAAGCTAGTTTGCTTAGATGGGCAAGATGGGCTTTTGATAAGCACCAAGTATCTCAATCGTACTCTAGAAGTTGATGTTGAAGCTATGACGATAACGGTGGAGAGTGGTGTGACATTAAGGCAGCTAATCAACGAGGCGGCCAAGGCTGGGCTAGCCTTGCCTTATACACCATATTGGTGGGGTTTGACAATTGGAGGCCTGTTGAGCACAGGGGCACATGGTAGCACTTTGTGGGCTAATGGGAGCTCAGTCCATGATTACCTTCTGGAACTTCGAATTGTTACTCCGGGGTTCGCTGGATTCGCAAGGGTTCGGAGTCTCAAAGATGGTGACAAAGATTTTAATGCAGCAAAAGTTTCACTTGGAGTTCTTGGAGTCGTTTCACAG GTCACTCTAAAACTACAACCCATGTTCAAACGATCCATCACCTACTTGACAAAGGATGATTCGGACTTGGGAGATAAAGTGACTAGTTTTGGCAATGAACATGAGTTTGCCGATATAACTTGGTATCCTAGTCAACGCAAGGCAGTTTATCGTATCGACGACCGAGTCAACACAAACTCACCTGGCAATGGTCTATATGATTTCACCCCATTCCGCCTCACAGCTTCAGTTGCACTAGGCGTTATCAGAACCACAG AGGATTTTCAAGAATTTCTAAGTGATGCTCTTGGGAAGTGCCTCAGTGCACAGACAGTTATTTTAACACTCGAGACTACTGCCTATGGTTTAAGTAACAATG GTATTCTTTTTACGGGTTATCCTGTAATTGGATATCACAACCGCCTTCAAGCATCAGGAACCTGCCTAGATAGTCTTGATGATGCATTGATCAAAGCTTGTGCTTGGGACCACAGAGTTAAGGGTGAGTTCTTTCACCAAACTACATTCAGTGTTGGCATGTCCGTGGCTAAGAGCTTCATTCAAGATGTGCAAAAGCTGATAGAATTGGAGCCTAAAGCAATGTGTGGTGTAGAACTTTATAATGGAATCCTCATGCGCTACGTTAAGGCTTCGAGTGCTTATTTAGGCAAGCAAGAAGATGCAGTGGACTTTGATATCACTTATTATCGAAGTAAAGACCCTTTAACTCCTAGGTTATATGAGGATATATTAGAAGAAGTTGAGCAACTTGCATTGTTCAAGTATGGGGCGCTGCCCCATTGGGGGAAGAATCGAAACGTAGCATTTGATGGAGTAATCAACAAGTACAAAAATGCTATAGAATTCTTAAGGGTTAAGAAGGTGTATGATCCCTTTGGCCTCTTCTCTAGTGAGTGGACCGACCAAGTTCttggattgaaaaatagtgTGACTATAGATAAGGAGGGGTGTGCATTAGAAGGGTTATGTATATGCTCACAAGACATTCATTGTGCTCCTAACAAGGGTTATTATTGTAGACCAGGAAAAGTATATAAGGATGCAAGGGTGTGTGCTCATGTGACTTCTAAGTAG